The genome window AAGTCGTAGGCTTTCTCGGGGCGCTTGGTGTGGGGCATGTCGGCGAGGTTCAAGCCGCTGACGCCGGTGCCGGCGGTGATGAGCATCGCCTCTTCCAGCTCGGTGAGCGGGACCGGATCGTTCGGCGATTTGAAGGCGTTGGGGCCTTCCTTGATTTCCATGCCGAGACCGAAGCGGCGCGAGCGTCGGTTGAGGATGGCCTCGAAGAGCGAGAAGTTCCACGCCTCGTCAACCTCGGGGATCGCCGAAAGCCGCTGTTCCGCCATAACGCACCTCCGTGAGCCTTTCTCTCGCGCCAGTGCCGGCGGAAGTCAATGACTTTTGTCGCCCCCGCCCTCTTTAACCGATAACGGTCGAAGGAGCACAAGCCTCCTCTCCTCGCATCACTCGCGGGGAAGGATTGAGGTGAGGGGATCAACCAGCACGCCGAACAATGTCTCCCGGACGCTGCGGAACAACAGATCGGCCACCAGCGCACGATTCCAGCGCCAAAGCTCGGTAGAACATCGTGATCACGATTCCCAGAAAGCGGCTCAGCTCAGGCACCCGCGGACTCTACCGCACCGGCCTCCGCTCGGCTAACGCTCCGATGGGGCGATTCGACGGATCGGGTATCGATGCCACGAAGCCGGCGCGTCGTAGGTAAACGCGCGCTGATTTCCGAACAACCGAGCAACGCCCCCAAGGCGGTGCGGCCACTGAAGAAGCAGGCGAGACAGTCGCCGAGGGCGGTAGCCGCTTCGCTTCTGCGCCACGCAATCTGCCACATCGCCCGTGGGGCTTCACCCCGGATTCAGCCCTCCGCCACCTGAAATGACTGGCCTAGGGGCTCGAAATCGGCCGTTTGGTTTCTCTCAAGCTTCCCGCGAATTGTTTCAAAGCGCCGGATCGTTTCTTCGGCGTACAAACGTTCGCCGCACCGCAGGCACACCTCGGCCCGAACGCGCACCGCGGCCGTGTGAACCCCTCCGCGCAACAGCTTCTCGACGTCTCTCTCCACTACCTCACCACCGCACACGGGACACTTTTCGAATGGCTTCATAGGCTCACCTCCTTCGTTGGCGCCACTCAATCCAGCGATCGGGATCGGGGCGATACACCGTCACCAACACGGCCCACCGAGCTGCCGCGTTGTAGGCCCACACGCTGTGCACGGGGTTTTCGCCGATGGCTCTTCCATACACGAGACAGCTCGGATACGGCCGGTCAGCCGGGTACTCCTCGATGATCTCCCCGTGACGGACCGAGAAACAGATTTCATCAAGTGTCAGCCCATCCGCGTGCGTCTCTTCGTCCGCGTGGTCGGTAACCCGAAAAAGAGGCCCGTCGATCGCCTCGATGATGTCGAGCAAACGCATGGCGGCTTCGACAACTGACGCAGTATCGCCCAGGGTGGCGGGAGAAACAAGCGACAGCACGACCGTCAGCGAGTGTGTTCTTCACCAGGCTGGGCGCACGGATATGCGAACGATCCAGACGCAGTAGCGCCACGTTGTGTTGACCCCGGGGCGAGTCGTCGTCTCCTATCCGCACCCATCCAACGCGTTGCGGACGGCGGCGACCAATTCGTCAACGGTCACGGTGAGGCTGTGATCGAGGTCGAAGGACGCGCAGGCGTCGACGCTGCTCTCACCGAGGGCGATGGTCACGCCGACGACCAGCTCGTCGACGGTGACGCAGTCGCTATCATCGCAGTCGCCGGTGCAGGTCGGAGCGGGCGTTGCCAGGTCAGTCAGTCTCGCGGAGGGTGTCGGAACTTGGGTCGTAGCTGGAGTGGCCGTGGCGGTCGGGGATTTCCGTCGCGAAGGGCGTACTGCTTGGCGATGCCTTGTCGACCACTTCCGGCGTCCCGGGCTGCGCCTACGGGATGGTGAAGCGCCCATACTCGCTGAAGTGCCGATCGAAGGCGATCGCCTCTTTGATACCGAGGCGCTCCATAACAACGAAGCTCAACGCATCGCAGAGGGAGTAGCTCTTGTCTTCGTGGGCACGCACGAGTGCGATCGCACGCTCCTCGTCTCTGGGACGAATCCGTTCGATCCGGCAACGGGTATCGCGCAAGGCGTCGAGAAACTTGACGGCATCACGCGGACCACCGCGGGAGCGCGCGAGAAACAGCGAATACGCTTCGATGATCACGACGTTGGTTGTCACCAAGGCCCACCGTTCGTCGTCCGCAAGCTGAAACAACGCTGCCGCTTGTGCGTGGTGGCGATCGTCGCGCACCCGCAACGCGAAGAATCCGCCGCCATCGACAACGGCACGCTTCACAGGTTGTCGTGATTGTCCGCGTAGATCCCCGCCAGGTGCTTATACTTGTCGCTCGATACGTCAGTGTTGCGGCTGCGCATGGTACCAGCGAACCTGAGCAGCGCCGCGTACGGACCTTGTGTACCGCTCGCACTGCCGGGCTTCGGGCGACTTCGCGGTGCTGTCGACTTGCGGCTCGCCGTCTTCGTCAGCAGGCTGATCAGTGTGCGGCGGTCCTTCGGCGGTAACTTCTGCACTTCTTCCACAATCCTCGCAACGGCACGCATGAGACGACCTCCTGGACAAAAGTCTACGACAGCTCGCCAAGGAAGGCCAGGCGTCAGGTCCAGCGCAACATCGGCGGCCATCCGCAGAACGAATGCCTCGCGCCAAGACGCGAAAGGCAAGAGTGCAATGACAAACCACTGGGGGATTCTTGAACGAAACTCGCGGTCGTCTGGGTCCCACGGTTCTGTTGTTCCGGTTAGCCTTGGCGCCTTGGCGCGAGATTCTCCCTTCGGATTGCGGGCGCTGATGCCGAAGACTACCCTCCCTCTGCCTGCTGCCTATTGCCGACTGCCTACTGTCTCTCATCCGCACCCATCCGAGGCGTTGCCGACGGCGGCGACCAATTCGTCGACGGTCACGGTGAGCCTGTGGTCGATGTCGAACGACGCGCACGCGTCGATGCTGTTCTCGCCGAGGGCGATGGTGACGCCGGTGACCAGCTCATCGACAGTGATGGTGTTGCTGCCGCTCCGGCTTCGTCGTGCACCGGGGAGTGAAGTGGAAACCAGCGTGAACGACCGCCCGTCTGCGGCGTAGCGGTCGA of Deltaproteobacteria bacterium contains these proteins:
- a CDS encoding YgiT-type zinc finger protein: MKPFEKCPVCGGEVVERDVEKLLRGGVHTAAVRVRAEVCLRCGERLYAEETIRRFETIRGKLERNQTADFEPLGQSFQVAEG
- a CDS encoding DUF4258 domain-containing protein → MRLLDIIEAIDGPLFRVTDHADEETHADGLTLDEICFSVRHGEIIEEYPADRPYPSCLVYGRAIGENPVHSVWAYNAAARWAVLVTVYRPDPDRWIEWRQRRR
- a CDS encoding type II toxin-antitoxin system VapC family toxin, with product MKRAVVDGGGFFALRVRDDRHHAQAAALFQLADDERWALVTTNVVIIEAYSLFLARSRGGPRDAVKFLDALRDTRCRIERIRPRDEERAIALVRAHEDKSYSLCDALSFVVMERLGIKEAIAFDRHFSEYGRFTIP